A region of the Deltaproteobacteria bacterium HGW-Deltaproteobacteria-2 genome:
ATTTTATTTGCGTTGGAAAAGAAACTGGATAACAGCGGATACAAAGAGACTTTTCCGCGCACACCCGGCTTTTTAGCTGAGATTATGTATGGAATCTTTGTCCATCATCTGCATAGACAGGAAAAGTACCGTATCAAAGAACTGCCTCTCGTTTTTTTTGAAGAAACGCGAAAAACACATAACAACCTGTCACAGGCAGTTAAACGATACATACGATTAACACAGAATTATTTGCGACTTCGAAGTTACGACATCCTGCCGCTCGAATCCAAACGCCGAGCGACACTGAGATGGCTTTATCACTCAATAAAAGATCCTCTATCGGCCCTGTTCATTGTATCTCTTGTTACGCTGTTTATAAGCGCCGGCTGCCAGACTATCCCACAGGCACAAAAGGCGGAGGAACCAACTCCGGCACAGGTAATAATCAAATACTCAGAACCGGATGGTGCGGTGGGAATAGCCCGCTACTACAAGAAACGATACAATGGCAGAAAAACAACTTCCGGCGAAATCTACAGTTCGAAAAAGCTGACAGCAGCGCACCCCACCCTTCCTATGGGCACACTGGTGGAAGTGGAAAATCTCTCCAACAACAAATCCGTAATTGTCAAGATCAACGATCGTTGTCGCGAGCATGAAGAAGTATTTATTGATTTATCACGCCAGGCGGCACGCCAACTCGGCATGATTAAACAAGGCAGAGCCAACGTCCGGATTACTATCATTAACGAAACTAATCAGTCAGATGAAGAGACGTCTGACACGCAGGACTAGCAGATTAAGTTTTCCTGTTTCCAGAAAGTTAAAATAAGTTTTACAGAAATTTCAAACCGCTACTGAGATTCTTTTCTCTTTTTCAACTCCAGCGCGGCCTTGAGTCCTTTTTGTCTGATTACTTTCAATTTGAGCCTCGTCTCCGTCAACTTAAAGAACCGCTTGCCGTATTTGTTTAAAAGTTTCTGATTAATTTCAAAACCAAGTCCGGGTTTGGTAAACGGCGCGAGCATCGCGTTTTTATCCGGGATGATTGGATTAATAATCCCTTCTCTTTGTTCCGGCACCCAGGAAGGTTCTTCCAAAGGATATTCCAGCGGCAACTTATTGCCTCTATCAGCAAGCACCATGTTCCAGTTGATATAAAACCCAAGTCCGTTGGTCCATGTGTGCGGAGAATATTCTCTGTTGTACGCGTGACATGCATCTATAACTTTTCTCACCTGGGCGATTCCCCCAGCAAATGTTGCATCAGGCTGATAAATGTGGAAGCAGTCTTTTTCCAGCATGATTTTGATTTCATCCCAGCCGTAGTTGAGTTCGGCACCACTAATCTTCACCTTGGAAATTTTCTTCAAGGCGGCATTACCGTCGTAATCTCTGGAATCGAGTGGCTCTTCCAGCCAGTTGATGTTGTTGGCATAACAGGCCTGAGCAAACTCCGTCGCGCGCTGCAAATCCCACGCGGGGATTTTATCCACAATGGTTACCAGCCATCCCTGATTGGCATCCACGCCTAAAACAAGACTATCCCCCACGCCTTTTCTTATCACCTCGATGTGCCGGATATCATCCTTCAGCGCCTTGTTTTTCACCCGTAGTTTTGCTGTTTTGAATCCACTCTCTTTCATGGCGAGGAGTTCTTCAACTCTTTTTTCCGGTTCGTGCATCTCACCGGTTGAGCAGTAAACTTCGATAGGCCTTGCCTCACCACCCAGGAGTTCATACACCGGCTTGCCCTTGCTCTTGCCGATAATGTCCCAGCATGCGGGTTCTATCCAAAAATTTCTCCAGCCGAGAATGCCGGCCTGCTTTAATAAACTTTGAGCAGATTCGATATCCGTCGGATCCGCACCCAGTAAATATCCGCCAATAAGGTCTCCCAGCCCTTCCCTTTCATATCCCAAAGCGGTACCTGCTGAATATCCTTCAATGCCGTCATCGGTAACAAGTCTTATCAGGGTAAATCCATTGTGCGTTTGAGGATAACCGGGTATCCAGGTGGGCCAGAAAGTTTGCTTTAACGGAACCTGCACATGATAAAGCTCAATCAAAGATATTTTCATAAAAAACCTCCTTGAGGCAGTTATGAAAAATTTACACCCTCCCACAGACTTTGTCAAACTTGTTCGGTATCAGAAAATAGATATTCAAATTCGGGGCTGTTATTTTTTTTGTTTGGATGTAAAATACTGCGCACCAATGTGGTTTTATCCGACAGGGAAATACAAACGTTTGGATTACTTTTTTTTGAAAAAATGTATTTCATGTCATTTCGAGGAGCAACGCGACGAGAAATCTTTTTTTTATTTTTTTACCTTAAAAGATTTCTCCCTTTGGTCGAAATGACAAATTAATAATTATTCAAAGATCTGTGTTTTGAACAAAACAAAGGAGGTATTGCAATGAATCTTAACAATCCCGAAGCAACACAGCAGGCATTGAACATTTTAAGAAGCGGCGCTACTTTCCAGTGGTATGTAATCCCGCTGCTTGTGATTGTCTTATACATCTATGCCAACGAGTATGAAAAGGGCAGCTACCGCACAATTGCCGGTGGGCTCGCTCTTTACATGGTCCACTGGTTTGTGGAAATCGTCAACGCCTTAATCCAGCATTTTTCCGGTCATGCTCTCTGGACTGTACCTGCCGGGACAGCGTTTGAAATAATGGTGGGCGTTGGCATCGAAATAAGTCTGATGTTCTCCATTGCCGGATTGGTTGTATGCAAACTGATGCCGAAAGACCCTTCCCTGAAAATTATGGGCATCAACAACCGCTTAGCCTTTACAATTGCCAATGCCGCTTTTGCCTCTATTCTCGAAATATTCCTGGTGCGGACGCCGACATTTGTCTGGGTTTACGGATGGTGGGGCGCTTTCCCGGTTTTTGTAACGGTTTACATTCCGTTCTTCGCTGCCGCCTGTTACGTGCATGATTGGCAACCACGGGCACAAAAGCTTTTCATTGGATCGCTTTTCGCCATCAACGCCATTGCGCTTATCGTATTCGCGGGAATTCTAAAATGGATTTAATGGCATCAGATCATCAGAAAGTAGGAGGGAACATGAAAACTTTACGTCTGAAAACCTCTCCACTGCCGGTATATTTAGTCATATTACTTTTTGCTGTCTCATGCCTGGCTCTCACTTCTTGCAGCAAAGACAGCTCCGCCAGTATAGACCCGCAGGCCGAATATAACGCAGCAGTCCAGGACGCGCAGACAATGACATCCGCAAAAATCTCAAAAAATCTAACCGCTATTGTTCCTGAAAATACGAATCTCATCTGGGAAAATGACGTGCCGGGCACGCGGGTGCTTGTCGCTACCTGGATCGGCAGCCAAGCGGCCTGTCAAAACTATATGGACCCGAATTCACTGGGCTGCAAAGAGGGACAAGAGTGTCAAAACTACAGTTATAATTCCTGGGTTTCTGTTGTTCCGGAACTGAAGCATCTCCTGGGTCATTATCCAACTCTTCTTCGGGTTGCCCAGGCTCTCGGTTTGCCTCCACCTTCTGCGACACAGACACTGGAAAACACGTGCATTCTCGAACTGTATGTATCCCCTACCGACCTTTTCCGGCCATCGGCAGACCCGGAAGTATCCGATCATGAGGCGGAGTTAGCATTTCCCACTGATGGATTCCGAAAATTTGACGATACGCTTCTCATTTATTCGGAAATGCCCTGCGACCCAAACTACTGTGACAATTGCACAGGGTCCGGAAAGTGCGGGATGACCTCATACCGGAAATGGTATAACAACCGCAGGACATATGTCTATTCGCAGACGTCCGTGAATAGCCCTTATCCCTGGACGGCGCTCGGCTACACTTACGATTGGGGAAATCCCATTCCTCCACATTTCGGTTTGAGTGAATTTGTAATCAATAGCGGAACAACGGGGATTGATGTTTTTATTAAATCATGCAAATGGACAGGAGAATATTTCAGCAACTGAAAAATAGCGCTTGATCACTTTTAAGGAGTTATAGATGAAGAATTACGGTATCAGTCTGAAGCGGCAAGGGCACATAGCCATCATTACTTTTGAACGGCCGGCAAAACAAAATGCCCTTGACCAGCACATGTTCGACAGTCTGGATAAAGTTGTAGCCGAACTCAAGGGCACCCTGCCGCGGGTTATCGTCCTCACCGGTGCCGGCGACAAAGCTTTCTGCGCAGGATTTGACGTGAATCCGGAAAATCCTTTACTTAAGCCATTATCCGTCGCAATGGAGAAACACGACAAAGGCCCGGCGTATGACCTCATCCACCGCATCAGAACAAGTACCGACAATCTTGTCATGTTACCCGTCCCAATAATTGCCGCCATTAACGGACTGGCTTACGGCGGTGGAGCCGAGATTGCTTCCCGCTGTGACCTGCGGGTTATGGATCCCGGGGCCGTGATTTGTTTCTCCGAGGTGCGGCTGGGCCTCATGCCGGACCACGGCGGAGTCGTGGGGCTCACCCACCTTGTGGGTGCTTCCCGGGCTACCGATCTTATCCTCACTGCCCGAAAGGTGGGTGCAGAAGAGGCCTTCCAACTCGGTTTGATCAACCGCATCAGTGCACCAGGCAAGGCTCTTGAGGAAGCATTGTCCCTTGCTCTTTCCATCACGCAAAACGGCCCCCGAGCTGTGCGCCATGCCCTATACGTTATCAGAAAAACCGGCGATCTGACAACCCAGGAGGCCCTGGAGCTGGAGACGGAAGCAGCCGCCACACTCATTGCAAGTGGTGAAAGCATCCACGGAATTTCCGCCTTTCTCACGCGGCAGAAGCCAGAATTCCCGGAACCAGGAGAATCCTGAGATGAATTTGAGCTATCCCCCAAAATTTAAGGCAGCATGCTCATGGTGCAAGATGCACATAGAAATTTTAAGTTAATGGAGGCAGTCATGTCCGAATCACAATTTTATCATATTTCCCAGAAAGGAAAACTCACCAGCGTCGCAACTGTTGATGACGCTCTGGCTGTGGCAAAGAGCGGCGGCTTTATATGGCTGAATTACTGCCAGCCGAAAAAAGACGAACTCTCGATTCTTATCGGTCTTTTGGATCTCCATCATCTTGCTATTGAGGATTGTTTAAACGAAGACCAGATTCCCAAGATGGAAGACTTTCCCCGGAATACTTTTATTATCTTCAACACCTTTGAATATTCAAACAAAAAACTTTCGATCGGCGAAATCGATCTGTTTATCGGCGAAAACTTTCTGGTAACAGTCAGCCAGCGCGATTCCGACAACCGCCGGATTTTGGATGGCATTGAGCACATCATGGAGACAGACATGGAGAGCGCCCGGCACGGACCGGCTTTCCTGATGCACGTCATCTTGGACCACATTGTGGACCAAAAGTTTCTGGCAATTGAGGCTCTGGAAGATGAACTGGACATCCAGGAAGAAACCATGCTGGCCAGTGTTTCCAATTTCAACCCCGCCGAGATGATCCGATTGCGTCGCGACCTGCTGAATCTCCGCAAAAGTCTCTTCCATGAACGGGAGATCCTCGTTAAGATCTGCCGCAAAGATTGTCCCTTCATACCGGAAAAAGCCATCTATCACTATCGGGACATCTACGACCATCTTACAAAATTCTTCGAGTTAACTGAATCTTATCGTGAAATAGTCACCAGTCTGATGGACATGTATCTGTCAATGCTCAACAACCAGATGACGAAAGCCGCCAACCAGACAAACAAGGCAGTCCGGAGGCTGACATTCATAACCACTATCTTTATGCCGCTCACACTTATTGCCGGAATCGGCGGGATGTCCGAGTGGTCTATGATGACCGGGCCTCAGAACTGGAAAATTGCCTATCCGGCTTTCCTGCTCGCCATCGGGATAATCGGTTTTGTCAACTACGGCCTGCTCAAGTGGTTGGAAAGGAAAAAAAGATGAAGGAACGGACGTTCGCTGGAATAAACAGCAATAAAACCTTAACATCGTAACGTCCCGCTTTATATGAAGAAGCTTCATATATTTTCACCATATTGTTTGTACAAAACGTTATCCATGCAAATAAAGGTTGACTATTATGCGCTATTACTGTAGTGTCCAGTTAACTTCGGATACTTATAAATAAGATGCGAAGATAAGAGTTGGATTTAGACATTTTGAAGCACATAGGCTAGCTACCAGGTACTTTGGAATCTTGGTGGCTTTTTTATTTCGGTCATCGTGCTGATTCGACTTTTAAAAATTTATGAAAGGAGGATTAGAACTATGGCAGAAGGTAAAGTAAAATGGTTTAACGAAAAGAAAGGCTTCGGGTTCATCGAAAAGGACAGCGGTGGTGATGTATTTGTTCATTTCAACGCTATTCAAGCCAGCGGCTTTAAGACGTTAAATGAAGGCCAGCGTGTCAGTTTCGACATTACTGAGGGCCCGAAAGGTCCGTCAGCAGAAAACGTGCAAGCACTGTAATCAAATCATGTTAACAGAAAAGGCACTCCATGAACTCAGTTTCCCGGAGTGCCTTTCTATTTTCAACCTGTTCAGTAACTTCTGAAAGAAAGGCAAACAGGCATTAAAAAATGGGAAACCCCATGTACAACTTTGGAAAAAACGCGAAAGAAAAAGCAAAACAGCAGAAACAAATGGATAAGGCCGAAAAGCGCCGGATAGCTAAGCAGAGTAAGGCTAATATAAAGTCGGGCACACCGGACAAAAACTCAGCTACAGCCGAATCGAACCGGGTGGCAGATATCGCCGAAGGCATTGCATAATCGAACTGCCATTAAAAAATAACTTTGATGAGTTTATTTAATATTAAGGAGGCATCATGAGCCAGCACAGAAAAGAACGGACAAAGGAATTGGACCGCAAAAGAAGAAGACGGAAACAGACCCTGAAGCTCCGGGCAAAAGAGACGAAGCCTTTACACAAGAAGAAATAGACAAACGGCGGGTAACCATAAAATAGGAATTTAAATATGAAGGATGAGAACGGTCAAGCATTTCCCAATAACGACTATCGGATAAGTAACTGGTGCGACACAAACCGTGACATCATCGAGGCTTTAATGAACTCAAAGGAATTACTCATAAAAACAAGAGAACTTATATATCAAGAAGGCAATGAGGGTGAGTCAAAATGTGGGAAGTCTTAAGTACTGTTGGTAACGATATTAGAAGTGACAGACAACAAGTCCTTGGAGGATGGATTGTCCGGACATTTAAAACAAATGAGTATGGTAAAGTGGTGGATCAAGCTTTTGTGAGTGATCCAAATCACAAATGGAAAGTGTATAAGGAACCATCTAAAACAAAGGCAAAAAAACCTTAAAGAGACTCGCTGATAATGAGACTCAAGCTTCAGAAACAAAGTGTACTGAAGCTTGCTGGACGAATTATACCAGGAGGGAAGCGACGTGGTAAAACGAATCCCGACGAGTCGGGATGAAGTTTGTCGCTGCCACATATTAGTGATACCTCTGTCATTCCCATTTTCATTTGTCATTGCGATTCAAACATCCAGCCATCTAATCTTTCAAAACTCTAATCCTCTTTTCCTGCATTTTATTGAGATTGCTTTTATCCGGTTTCGACTGTATTTAATATCCCCTATCGACAACACATCGAGGTGTTATGAAGTTTGAAAAATATCATATCTCAGAAGACATAAAAAAGAATCTGGCAATACTTGGTTTTAAGAGACCGACGGATATCCAGTTCAAATCCATCCCGTCCATCATGAAGGGAGAAGACGTTCTGGCCATCGCCCAGACGGGAACAGGAAAAACGGCGGCTTTCGCCATTCCTCTAATCGATAAAATCCACCGGGAAAAAAGCAGCAAACGCGATACAGGCATCAAAGGCCTGGTCATGGTGCCGACCAGAGAACTTGCCACGCAGATCGGCGAGGTCTTTACCAGCATCGCGAAACATACCAACGTGAAAATCTTTGCCCTGATTGGCGGCGTCGAACAGAATGCACAGCTTAAGAAACTGCAGGAAGGCATTGATATTCTGATTACCACCCCGGGACGAATGTTTGATCTTATCCATCAGGGCTACATCAGCCTTGCGCGTGTCGATACGCTGGTCTTGGACGAAGCCGACCATATGCTGGATCTGGGTTTCATCAAAGACATTCAGTATGTCAAAAAAATGCTCATCCGAAAGCATCAGACGCTTTTTTTCTCGGCAACTATCAATCCGGAAATTAAAAAACTGGCCTTCTCTCAGGTGAAAAGCACGGCTATACGCATTCAAATATCCCCTGATGATCCGGTCTCTGCGAATGTTTCGCACGCCGTCATTTTTGTAGAGATGGATGATAAGCGTTTTTTTCTGGAGAGCTTCATCAGGGAAAATCCCGACAGCAAAATCATCATCTTTGTCCGAACCCGTGTCCGCGCAGAAAGAGTGACCAAAGCCATGGAGCGCGTTGCGATTCCCTCGATCACAATCCACGGCGAGAAAGATCAGGGTGAAAGATCCGAAGCAATGAAGAAGTTCAAAGACGGTAATTGCCGAATACTCATTGCCACAGACGTCAGCGCGCGCGGCATCGACATTCCGGACGTAAATTATGTAATCAACTATGATTTACCGGAAAAGGCCGAGAACTATGTCCACCGGGTGGGCAGAACCGGACGTGGAGTTAACAAGGGCCTGGCGATTTCTTTTTGCAGTGAAGATGAAAAAGAGCGTTTGAATGAGATCCAGCAGTTTTTGAACAAAGAGATTGAAGTGATCAAGCTCGGCAAAAAAGATTACGCACGGACCATGGACATTGCAAAAAAGAATACCGACAAAAATGTGCAGGCACTGATCGCAGACAATGAGGCCTGGCTAGTGACTAAGAAAAAGAAAAACACCAAAAAAAAGTAAGAATGTAAAGAAATGATTCCTTTCTTTACATTCACCCTTTAGTGAAACTCGCTGAGAGCAAGCGGAGTGCAACACCACACACATCTTTCTTTTTTAACCACTTAATTACTTAATACTTAAAACTTCTTTTCATCTTTCACCTTTCACCTTTATTTTTAACTTGCAACTGATTGTTTTTTCTTGCATGGTTTTTAATCACGGGTATGAAACCCTCCGCTGCGCGGGATTGTTCAACTTACCAATTCCGCTGCGCTGCGCTTTCGTAATTGGAGTTTCAACAATAAATTTATGATGCGGTACTTTTGAAATGAATATTTTTAACCAATCCGCCATCGCCGCGAAGAAAAGCCCTTTTATCTACAGGGATCAGGCAACTTTGGAAATGCGCAGCGGTGGCGGCTGTATTTCCATCTTCGGGCTGCCCTTTCTTCTGGTAGGCATCTTCATCATGCAGATACCTCTGGGGATCATCCCCGTGCAGAGATCGGGAACACTGCCTGCCATTTTCGTCGTCCTCATTGGTTGCGTGTTTGCCGCGGTAGGCGCCTGTCTCGTTTTCGGACGCAGCGGTATAATCCTGGATCGGGGCAGAGGAAGCATTATCCAATGGTACGGTTTGCTTGTGCCCATGAAGCGTACGGAGTATCTGCTGGAATCGGTAGGTCAGGTGGAAATTAACTTCGCCAGCGGTGACAGCAAATCCGCCGCGACATGGCCGGTGACTATCGCCAGCGAGAGTATTGCCAAGCCAATCTCCGTCTCGCAGCCTACCAGTTTCATCGAGGCAAGACAAGTGGCCGAAGAGCTTGCCCGTTTCCTGCGAAAACCGCTTGTGGATTATTCCACCGGCGAGAAAGTTACCCACGACCCGGAACATCTGGACGAATCATACAGGGACCGGGTGCGCAGGACAGGCGAGGCGGTAAGCTCCCTGCCGCCGGAACCTCCCAACATACGCTCGCAGGTGGAACGCACGGGAGAAGGATTGATCATTAACATTCCCGCATTGGCCAATAGCAGATTTCAATACATTCCCGTTTACTTTTCTCTTATTTTCGCCGGAGGCGTGGCCTGGTTTTTTCTACGGCCGATTCTTATGTTTACCATGCCCGAGTTCATCCGCAATATTTTCCTGGGCTTCTTCGGTCTTTTCTTTATAGCAGTTCCCGTTATATCGGCGCTCCGGACAGTGTATCGCCGGAAAAAAGAGTTCGAGCGGATTACCGTCACGAAGACCTTTCTCCGTCTTGAAGCGCTGAAACAGGGAAAGAGCATCACCATGGAAATTCCAACTGCCGAACTGGAGGACCTTGTGGCGCCCACAACACGAGGCGCAATGAACACCATCGAGGTTTCCGGAATGAAGAAAGTCTCCTTGGGCGACACAGGAACTCCCCGGATGCCGGACGGGCGTCCCGTTCCCCGCTTTCTTGTGTCACTAATGAAAATGGTTGGCTCCAGGGGCATCACAGCTCGCAGCGATAAAACCTTTATCGGATTCGCCACAGGTCTGGACGAGGCGGAAGTTACCTGGCTCTTCGCGCTTATCAGGAAAACGATAGCGGAATAATAATGACACTCTCTAAGAACGAGCGTAGCAGAGTGGAACACCATACACATCTTTCTTCTTAACTACTTAACACTTAAATCTTAAATCTTTATTTTTTAACCTAGAACTTTAAACATTGAACGTAGAACTATTTTTTACTCATTCATTTTATCCAGCTTCTTCAACATCGGGTCGTCATGTCGGAATATATTGGTGGTTTCCGTTTCGTCATCATAAATAAGAACGGCCAATCCTTTTTCCAGTTTTTGTTTTATTTGCCTGACTTTTGTTTCCATAGAAGCCTCAATCGCACCATAATCAGTTCCGTTTCGGGAAATGAATTCTTTGATGACACCGTCTAAGGCATCGGCGCTGAGTTTCTCAACCGGAATGATATGGATCGGCATTTTAATTCACCCTTTGCGATAATTTAGAATTTGTATAATAGTTCGCTGTAATTGCCAATCTGAATTTAGTGAGACTCTCTGATAGTGAGCCAAGCTGAAAACGAATCCCGACGACTCGGGATGAAGTTTAAGGCGTAAGGCGAACTATACCAGGCGCGTAGCGCCGTGGTAAAACGAGTCCCGACGAGTCGGGACGAAGTTTGAAACGTTAGTCGAATCCCGACGTCGTCGGGACGGAGTGGGACACATGGCATCCTCGAACCGCAGGGAAAAATCCTGCCCCCTGCCTTTTTTTGTTAAAATAGTGTCACCGGAATTTACTCTATTTTAAAAGCGGTTTCAGATTGACATAAAAAACCACTCATTTTATAATTCGGCCATCAAAAAATAGTGCCTTATCAATAGCCGGGCATTTACAAACCGGGTTCATCATTTGCCTGAGGGAGGTAAATATTATGTTGCATCTCACAACAAAGAGAACCGTCAGGGCCGTTGTCATCTTCTTAATTATTACTTTTATTTTTGCAGGATCCGTCTCTGCCTATAACATCACAAAGATCGGAGATAAGGGGCTATACCCCCAGCCGGATGGAGACCGCCACAACAGTTACTCCTGGTGCATGGGTATACTTCACCATTCCGACGGTGATTACCTCTACGTCGGAAGCAACCGGGATATAGCTTATCTCGTCATGGCCGGACTCTTTCGAACCATTAAGAACACCACCGATTTTGCGACTATCAATGGATATATCGAAAACTTTTTTGGCGGTGATATCGGTACTTATGCCACGGCAGCCGAAGTGGATCTGCATCCAAAAATTTTCCGTCTCAAATTGAACACCACGGACGCTACCTGGGAACTTATTTACACGGCACCCAACGTGTCGGGACAAATCCCGCTCGAATTAGGCTATCGGGGCATGCAGGTTTTTACGGACTCAGCCGGAGAAACGGCACTTTATGTGGTGACCGAAGCCGGAGCTACCAAGATTTCCCGGGTACTAAAGATCTCCGCTGATTCAGATCCTCAAAATATTGTTCCAAAGGAAGTCTTCCGAGTCACGGGAACAACGAGCCTGCGGCCCATAGCCGTCCATAATAGTAAGCTCTACATCGGCGCAAATAACGACATCTACGAGGCGTCGAACCCTGAAGCGATGAGCGATTGGACAAAGATTGCCGCCGATAGCGACTTTGGCGGTCTCATCGCCTTGGGCAAAAAGGCCATGCTCTGGCAGTTCGCCAGTTTCAATGACTATCTCTATGTAACATTGGCGGAAGATGTTGATCCGGCACAACCCCAGACTGCTGATAACGGCGGTGCCTGGCTCTTCAAAGGTAAATATGATTCTGATTTGTCACAGTGGGTTTGGACGCCTATTGTCGCCAACCAGAGCCTGTTTCCCGCCGCGCCTTACCCCAAAGGGCTCGGTAATCGCTTCAATTCCACCTTCTCGCTTACCTCCTTCAAAGATAATCTCTATGTGGGTACACTCATGACCTTTCCATCCCTTCTTGCTACGGGGAATGCACAATTGATTTTACAGAACCGGATACCTCCCCAGATATATCGCTTCAGCAAAACTGATGTCGGCGCCATGATAATCGGCGATACGGTAGGCGCTACCAAAAGCACTATCTTCCCATCACGCATCGGCAACTACTGGGCGGGCTTTTTCCAGCCCAACATTTTCCAGACGCTATCCTTCGACTCCACCATTCGAGAGACAAACTTCTCTTTGAATCAGTACTTGTGGTGGATGGCTGAATACAATGGAAAGCTTTACGCATCAACTTTCGATCTGCGGGTTTTTCTCAAGTACCTGACTCGCGCCAACGTGGAGGAGATCGGATTAATCGCCCCGGGGGACGATTCCGCCTGGCAGACAATCCAGACGTTGCTCGACGCTGTCGATTTTTATAATGATAACCCGGCGGGATGCGACATATACTACACATCGGACGGCACCAACTGGAGCCCTCTTACCCGTGATGGCTTTGGTGACCAGTTCAA
Encoded here:
- a CDS encoding Mg2+/Co2+ transporter, producing the protein MSESQFYHISQKGKLTSVATVDDALAVAKSGGFIWLNYCQPKKDELSILIGLLDLHHLAIEDCLNEDQIPKMEDFPRNTFIIFNTFEYSNKKLSIGEIDLFIGENFLVTVSQRDSDNRRILDGIEHIMETDMESARHGPAFLMHVILDHIVDQKFLAIEALEDELDIQEETMLASVSNFNPAEMIRLRRDLLNLRKSLFHEREILVKICRKDCPFIPEKAIYHYRDIYDHLTKFFELTESYREIVTSLMDMYLSMLNNQMTKAANQTNKAVRRLTFITTIFMPLTLIAGIGGMSEWSMMTGPQNWKIAYPAFLLAIGIIGFVNYGLLKWLERKKR
- a CDS encoding cytoplasmic protein — translated: MPIHIIPVEKLSADALDGVIKEFISRNGTDYGAIEASMETKVRQIKQKLEKGLAVLIYDDETETTNIFRHDDPMLKKLDKMNE
- a CDS encoding mandelate racemase/muconate lactonizing enzyme family protein; the encoded protein is MKISLIELYHVQVPLKQTFWPTWIPGYPQTHNGFTLIRLVTDDGIEGYSAGTALGYEREGLGDLIGGYLLGADPTDIESAQSLLKQAGILGWRNFWIEPACWDIIGKSKGKPVYELLGGEARPIEVYCSTGEMHEPEKRVEELLAMKESGFKTAKLRVKNKALKDDIRHIEVIRKGVGDSLVLGVDANQGWLVTIVDKIPAWDLQRATEFAQACYANNINWLEEPLDSRDYDGNAALKKISKVKISGAELNYGWDEIKIMLEKDCFHIYQPDATFAGGIAQVRKVIDACHAYNREYSPHTWTNGLGFYINWNMVLADRGNKLPLEYPLEEPSWVPEQREGIINPIIPDKNAMLAPFTKPGLGFEINQKLLNKYGKRFFKLTETRLKLKVIRQKGLKAALELKKRKESQ
- a CDS encoding cold-shock protein; protein product: MAEGKVKWFNEKKGFGFIEKDSGGDVFVHFNAIQASGFKTLNEGQRVSFDITEGPKGPSAENVQAL